The following proteins are co-located in the Vigna unguiculata cultivar IT97K-499-35 chromosome 9, ASM411807v1, whole genome shotgun sequence genome:
- the LOC114163315 gene encoding leucine-rich repeat receptor-like serine/threonine/tyrosine-protein kinase SOBIR1, translating into MVAKTHLLLLSLFFFLISINAKLQLYPSDFKALLALRKDFGVNGQLDPNEACYTEGVFCERRLSTKETYVLRITRLVLKSKHLEGVLSPAIGRLTELKQLSLSHNQLVDRLPPQIVDCRKLEILDLSNNLFSGEVPSELSSLTRLRALDISSNKFSGNLNFLKYFPNLETLSVADNLFTGRVPSSVRSFRNLRQFNFSGNSFLEPSLHSSSDTVLSRRYLLGGGDGPSPAPASSKRNSQASNVSPAAAPGPSPNHHKNKHTKRKLLGWILGFLAGALAGTLSGFVFSLLFKLALALIKGRGKRAGPDIFSPLIKKAEDLAFLEKEDGLASMEIIGRGGCGEVYKAELPGSNGKMIAIKKVIQPPKDAAELAEEDSKAMHKKMRQIRSEINTVGQIRHRNLLPLLAHVSRPDCHYLVYEFMKNGSLLDLLNKVQRGEGELDWLARHRIMLGVAAGLEYLHMNHSPRIIHRDLKPANILLDDDMEARIADFGLAKAMPDYKTHVTTSNVAGTVGYIAPEYHQILKFTDKCDIYSFGVILGVLVTGKLPSDEFFQHTEEISLVKWLRKILSSENPKEAIDSKLLENGYEEQMLLVLKIACFCTMDDPKERPNAKDVRCMLSQIKH; encoded by the coding sequence ATGGTTGCCAAAACTCACTTATTGCTTCTTTCACTGTTTTTCTTCTTAATCTCCATCAACGCCAAGCTTCAACTATATCCCTCAGACTTCAAAGCACTATTGGCTCTGCGAAAGGACTTCGGAGTCAACGGTCAACTGGACCCAAATGAAGCATGTTACACGGAGGGTGTGTTCTGCGAGCGAAGGCTCTCCACCAAGGAAACCTACGTGCTCCGAATAACGAGGTTGGTGCTGAAATCCAAACATCTCGAAGGTGTCTTGTCCCCCGCAATAGGACGCCTCACCGAGCTCAAACAACTCTCGCTCTCCCACAACCAACTCGTTGACCGCCTCCCTCCCCAAATCGTTGACTGCCGCAAGCTCGAAATCCTCGACCTTTCCAACAACCTCTTCTCCGGGGAGGTCCCCTCCGAACTCTCCTCTCTCACGCGCCTCCGCGCGTTGGACATCTCCTCCAACAAATTCTCCGGCAACCTCAACTTCCTCAAGTACTTCCCCAACCTCGAAACCCTCTCCGTCGCCGACAACCTCTTCACCGGAAGGGTGCCTTCTTCCGTCCGCTCCTTCCGCAACCTCCGCCAATTCAACTTCTCCGGCAACAGCTTCCTCGAACCCTCTCTCCACTCCTCATCAGACACCGTTCTCTCGAGACGTTACCTATTGGGCGGTGGGGATGGACCTTCTCCTGCGCCTGCCTCAAGCAAGAGAAACTCCCAAGCCTCTAATGTTTCCCCTGCAGCGGCACCCGGTCCTTCACCTAACCATCATAAAAACAAGCACACTAAGAGAAAACTCCTAGGGTGGATTCTCGGGTTTTTGGCAGGGGCACTGGCGGGAACCTTATCAGGGTTCGTGTTTTCTCTGTTGTTCAAACTTGCTCTGGCGTTGATCAAAGGAAGAGGAAAGAGAGCGGGTCCTGATATTTTTAGTCCCTTGATTAAGAAAGCAGAGGATTTGGCCTTCTTGGAGAAGGAAGACGGACTCGCTTCGATGGAAATCATTGGACGCGGTGGCTGTGGAGAGGTTTACAAGGCTGAGTTACCAGGAAGCAATGGCAAAATGATTGCTATAAAGAAAGTTATTCAACCCCCCAAAGATGCTGCTGAATTAGCAGAGGAAGATAGCAAGGCTATGCATAAGAAAATGAGGCAAATTCGGTCTGAGATTAACACTGTGGGACAAATCAGACACCGAAACCTTCTTCCTCTGTTAGCGCATGTTTCTAGGCCTGATTGCCACTACCTGGTGTATGAATTCATGAAGAATGGTAGCTTGCTGGACTTGCTGAACAAGGTTCAAAGGGGTGAGGGAGAGTTGGATTGGTTGGCACGGCATAGAATCATGCTTGGTGTTGCTGCTGGACTTGAATACCTTCACATGAATCACAGCCCTCGCATCATTCACAGGGATCTCAAGCCTGCAAATATTCTTCTTGATGACGACATGGAAGCACGCATAGCTGATTTTGGACTCGCCAAGGCAATGCCGGATTACAAGACTCACGTAACCACCTCCAATGTGGCTGGCACTGTGGGCTACATCGCTCCCGAGTATCACCAGATTCTTAAGTTCACTGATAAGTGTGACATCTACAGCTTTGGGGTAATCCTTGGGGTGTTGGTCACTGGGAAGCTTCCCTCCGATGAGTTCTTTCAGCATACTGAAGAGATTAGCTTGGTCAAGTGGTTGAGGAAGATTTTGAGTTCTGAGAATCCCAAGGAGGCTATTGATTCTAAGCTGCTCGAAAATGGGTACGAGGAGCAGATGCTTCTGGTTTTGAAGATTGCATGCTTTTGCACCATGGATGATCCCAAAGAGAGGCCTAACGCAAAGGATGTTAGGTGCATGCTGTCTCAGATCAAACACTGA
- the LOC114195939 gene encoding protein SIEVE ELEMENT OCCLUSION B-like, with translation MSSRQLTATPKMHQRKERRMFSTSDDSAMTKQVQATHAPDGREIDVKPILQIVDEILVRFIARTVEGYEVKRDQDALEMTAALAEFDMLDSLAYIINKISCELSCKCSGGGDAHSSTMVLLGYMSSYAWHAKVVLTLAAFAVIFGEFWLVAQLSAENTLAKSVALLKQLPDIAENFMSLKPHFEALIRLVKAAMDVTTCIVEFKELPSEYISEDTPPMSVASTHIPIASYWVIRSIVACASQIASLIGTRNESISSTTEAWELSSLAHKVTSIHEHLKNQLVLCYQYIDDKRHIEAFHNLIRLFETVHIDNMKILRALIYAKDDILPLVDGTTKSRVSLEVLRRKHVLLLISDLDLSQEEILVLDNLYKDARARGDTHYEMVWIPVVDKGIWNEVSKQKFEYLQSLMPWYSVCDPFIIEPSAVKYIKEVWNFSKTAILVALDPQGRLSSPNAVHMIWIWGNLAFPFTSEKEESLWKQEIWSLELLVDGIDPTVLEWMAEGKLVCLYGGEDLEWIEKFTATALSVAKAGKFQLEMAYVGKSNAKERMQKMIKTFATRKFSYFWPNVTSIWFFWTRLESMLYSKLQHGRTVENDEIMSEVMTVLSFDGSDRGWAIFCRGNTEMARAKGDNALICLQDFEKWSGRIEEDGVVQAMNDYLNKNKPPHHCNRLILPGSTGGIPQKVVCAECGRQMEKYFMYRCCVE, from the exons ATGAGTAGTCGCCAACTAACAGCTACTCCAAAGATGCATCAAAGGAAGGAGAGACGCATGTTCTCCACTTCTGATGACAGTGCCATGACCAAGCAGGTTCAGGCCACACATGCCCCAGATGGCCGTGAAATTGATGTCAAACCTATTCTACAAATCGTCGATGAAATTCTCGTTCGCTTCATTGCTCGCACTGTCGAGGGTTATGAA GTGAAAAGAGACCAAGATGCACTCGAGATGACTGCTGCTCTGGCTGAATTTGACATGCTTGACTCGCTGGCCTACATCATAAACAAAATTTCGTGTGAG CTATCATGCAAGTGTTCGGGAGGTGGAGATGCACATTCATCAACAATGGTGTTACTGGGTTATATGTCTAGCTATGCATGGCATGCGAAAGTTGTGCTAACCTTAGCAGCCTTTGCTGTTATTTTTGGGGAGTTTTGGCTTGTTGCTCAGTTGAGTGCTGAAAATACTCTTGCCAAGTCTGTGGCCCTTCTTAAGCAACTGCCAGATATTGCTGAGAATTTCATGTCATTGAAACCCCATTTTGAAGCACTCATTAGGCTCGTGAAGGCTGCAATGGATGTAACCACCTGCATCGTTGAATTCAAGGAGCTTCCATCTGAATACATTTCAGAGGACACCCCTCCCATGTCTGTTGCCAGTACTCACATTCCTATTGCTTCCTATTGGGTCATCAGAAGTATCGTGGCTTGTGCCTCTCAGATTGCTAGTCTCATAGGCACAAGAAATGA GTCCATTTCATCAACCACTGAGGCATGGGAGTTATCTAGTCTTGCTCACAAAGTTACTAGTATTCATGAGCACCTCAAGAACCAATTGGTTCTTTGCTACCAATACATAG ATGACAAGAGGCACATAGAGGCATTCCATAATCTGATACGTCTTTTCGAGACAGTCCAtatagacaacatgaaaattcTCAGAGCACTGATATATGCAAAGGATGATATCCTTCCACTTGTGGATGGAACAACAAAATCAAGG GTTAGTCTGGAGGTACTAAGGAGAAAACATGTGTTGCTGCTGATATCAGACCTTGATCTTTCACAAGAAGAGATCCTGGTACTTGATAATTTGTACAAAGATGCACGAGCGAGGGGTGACACACACTATGAGATGGTTTGGATCCCAGTTGTGGACAAAGGGATCTGGAATGAGGTGAGCAAACAGAAGTTTGAGTATCTGCAGTCATTGATGCCATGGTACAGTGTCTGTGATCCTTTCATCATTGAACCATCAGCGGTTAAGTACATCAAAGAAGTGTGGAATTTCTCAAAGACAGCTATTCTAGTGGCCCTTGATCCACAGGGCAGATTGTCCTCCCCTAATGCAGTCCATATGATATGGATTTGGGGCAATTTGGCCTTCCCCTTCACAAGTGAGAAAGAAGAATCACTGTGGAAGCAAGAAATTTGGAGCCTTGAACTGCTTGTTGATGGCATTGATCCTACAGTTTTAGAATGG ATGGCAGAGGGAAAACTGGTATGTCTGTATGGAGGTGAAGACCTGGAGTGGATTGAGAAATTCACAGCAACAGCATTGAGTGTGGCAAAAGCTGGGAAGTTCCAGCTGGAGATGGCGTACGTGGGAAAGAGCAACGCGAAGGAGCGGATGCAGAAGATGATAAAAACGTTCGCCacgagaaagttcagttacttTTGGCCCAACGTGACTTCCATCTGGTTCTTCTGGACCCGTTTGGAGAGCATGCTGTACTCCAAGTTGCAGCATGGAAGGACGGTGGAAAACGACGAGATCATGAGCGAAGTGATGACGGTGCTGAGCTTCGACGGCAGTGATCGAGGGTGGGCGATTTTCTGCAGGGGCAACACTGAAATGGCGAGAGCGAAGGGTGACAATGCTCTGATATGCTTGCAGGACTTCGAAAAGTGGAGCGGTAGAATCGAGGAAGATGGTGTGGTGCAAGCCATGAACGATTACCTCAACAAAAACAAACCCCCACATCACTGCAACCGCTTGATCCTTCCCGGGAGCACCGGTGGCATACCCCAGAAGGTTGTGTGCGCTGAATGTGGACGCCAAATGGAGAAATACTTCATGTATCGTTGCTGTGTTGAGTAA